The Fortiea contorta PCC 7126 genome has a segment encoding these proteins:
- a CDS encoding pyridoxal phosphate-dependent aminotransferase — MPNTKSRMQAVQSPIIPVVGELIKNSPGTISLGQGVVAYSPPTEVVESLPKFLAEPTNNLYQAVEGIPPLLTALAEKLQAFNKIKINHNNCIVVTAGSNMGFMNAILAITSPGDEIILNTPYYFNHEMAINIAGCRAILVATDENYQLRPEAIAQAITAKTRAIVTVSPNNPTGVVYSENALRQVNQICSNYGIYHISDEAYEYFTYNGAHHVSPGAFAGSNEYTISLYSLSKAYGFASWRIGYMVIPQNLLVAVKKVQDTIVICPPVISQYAALGALQAKAEYLQENIGAIAQVRKIVLDSLKQIQDICTLTPAEGAFYFFLKIHTQIDSLELVKRLIREHQVAVIPGGTFGMEHGCYLRVAYGALSPQTAQKGITRLVQGLQAITSLA; from the coding sequence ATGCCGAATACCAAATCTCGAATGCAGGCTGTACAATCGCCAATAATTCCTGTGGTAGGGGAACTAATTAAAAATTCTCCCGGAACTATCTCTTTAGGACAAGGTGTGGTTGCTTACAGTCCACCAACTGAAGTAGTGGAATCGTTACCTAAATTTCTAGCTGAACCTACTAATAATTTATATCAAGCCGTTGAAGGAATTCCACCATTGTTAACAGCCTTGGCGGAAAAATTGCAGGCATTTAATAAGATAAAAATTAATCATAATAACTGTATTGTTGTCACCGCAGGTAGCAATATGGGGTTTATGAATGCTATTTTAGCAATTACTTCTCCTGGTGATGAAATTATTTTGAATACCCCCTATTATTTCAACCATGAAATGGCAATTAATATAGCGGGGTGTCGTGCGATTTTAGTAGCAACAGACGAAAATTATCAACTGCGTCCAGAGGCGATCGCTCAAGCAATTACCGCCAAAACACGAGCAATAGTCACCGTTTCACCCAATAACCCAACAGGAGTTGTTTATTCAGAAAATGCGCTGCGACAGGTGAATCAAATCTGTAGTAATTATGGCATTTACCACATTAGTGACGAAGCGTATGAATACTTCACTTATAACGGTGCTCATCACGTTTCTCCTGGTGCATTTGCTGGTAGTAATGAATATACAATTTCTCTTTATAGCCTTTCTAAAGCTTACGGTTTCGCTAGCTGGCGCATTGGCTATATGGTCATCCCCCAAAATTTGCTTGTAGCGGTGAAAAAAGTTCAAGACACTATTGTCATTTGTCCACCTGTGATTTCTCAATATGCAGCCCTAGGCGCACTCCAAGCCAAAGCCGAATATTTGCAAGAAAATATCGGTGCGATCGCACAAGTAAGAAAAATAGTACTTGATTCTCTCAAACAAATTCAAGATATCTGTACTCTCACCCCCGCAGAAGGCGCTTTTTATTTCTTCCTGAAAATTCACACCCAAATCGACTCTTTGGAATTAGTTAAAAGACTCATTCGGGAACATCAAGTCGCTGTAATTCCTGGTGGGACTTTTGGTATGGAACATGGTTGCTATCTGCGAGTAGCTTACGGAGCGCTATCGCCGCAAACAGCCCAGAAAGGAATTACTAGGCTAGTGCAAGGTTTACAAGCTATCACATCGTTGGCATAG